In one Bactrocera tryoni isolate S06 chromosome 5, CSIRO_BtryS06_freeze2, whole genome shotgun sequence genomic region, the following are encoded:
- the LOC120778765 gene encoding uncharacterized protein LOC120778765, which yields MSIIKLSFVFMVFLFSFGDTATVPTIPIPGHCSVITPQIIKLSIFDLEDVQIKSALYLNVTEFENQTVGQFLDYLENVQHISLSSHTASVRSLNPPKDVSPFTTIPLTTPLCQAIDVLYDVSNADRLYTLFVGVERTPRQALVRRFSRGLVIDNRTGLFKMGNLSPVIFDKTYQPVEDPPTPSVVIEQHIIETVHTKESTASIQNGFSAEISAYIISVKAEYSKEKSSTSKNSKKTRNAVVSLLNKKTGLYVDERKIDVDPSFVEELYSIVDDKNLSSYDRTKLVVKLLNRYGWYVTNQFTLGGRLDVVKSLNESSASNEAKELAALETKLGAAYGAFGASVGASYKKGSRSVDTTSYFSSDERITSTVDGATDIASFMKNVEIKENWRIIALDNTVPTCKFLLRNHSNLFAEIRRLIISNVHHQSIKNLQPHINMLQLVNVIWDNYVKPF from the exons ATGTCGATCATAAAGTTATCCTTTGTGTTcatggtttttttgttttcttttggtg ATACGGCGACTGTTCCAACTATTCCAATTCCTGGGCATTGTTCGGTCATTACGCCGCAAATAATCAAACTCTCGATTTTCGATTTGGAAGATGTCCAAATAAAATCGGCTCTATATTTGAACGTCACTGAATTCGAAAATCAAACTGTCGGTCAATTTCTCGATTACTTGGAAAATGTACAGCATATCTCCTTGAGTTCACATACTGCATCCGTAAGATCTTTGAATCCACCTAAAGATGTCTCGCCTTTCACCACTATACCTCTAACGACACCATTGTGTCAAGCAATCGATGTATTGTATGATGTATCGAACGCTGATCGACTATACACATTATTTGTAGGAGTGGAACGGACTCCACGACAAGCATTAGTGAGAAGATTTTCGAGAGGTCTTGTTATCGACAATCGCACGGGTCTCTTCAAGATGGGCAACTTGTCGCCAGTCATCTTCGACAAGACCTATCAGCCAGTTGAAGATCCTCCAACGCCAAGCGTCGTAATCGAACAGCACATTATCGAAACGGTTCATACCAAAGAATCGACAGCATCCATTCAAAATGGATTTTCCGCTGAAATATCAGCATATATCATATCAGTGAAGGCGgaatattcaaaagaaaaaagttcCACGTCGAAGAATTCAAAGAAAACACGCAATGCAGTCGTCTCACTATTAAACAAGAAAACAGGATTGTATGTGGACGAAAGAAAAATAGATGTGGACCCGTCATTCGTCGAGGAGCTTTATTCCATCGTTGACGACAAAAACTTATCATCGTACGATCGTACGAAACTTGTCGTCAAGTTATTGAACCGTTACGGATGGTACGTAACGAATCAATTTACTCTTGGAGGACGACTGGACGTCGTCAAATCATTGAATGAATCAAGTGCCTCGAATGAGGCAAAAGAACTGGCCGCTTTAGAAACAAAGTTGGGTGCGGCATATGGTGCATTTGGTGCAAGTGTGGGCGCTTCTTATAAAAAAGGTTCGAGATCTGTTGACACGACATCGTATTTTTCATCTGATGAACGTATCACGTCAACGGTAGATGGAGCGACAGACATAGCGTCTTTCATGAAAAATGtggaaatcaaagaaaattggCGGATCATCGCATTAGATAATACTGTACCGACCTGCAAATTCTTACTAAGAAATCACAGTAATTTGTTTGCTGAAATTCGACGATTGATCATAAGCAACGTTCATCATCAATCCATCAAGAACCTGCAACCCCATATAAATATGTTGCAATTGGTGAATGTTATATGGGACAATTATGTTAAGCCTTTCTGA
- the LOC120778766 gene encoding uncharacterized protein LOC120778766 — MKINFALLSSMLLIFVVNYSCASVVICFVRNGVNVNRTFDSEIVTYAAARESLELTEDDIFVDSNHAIERSQEKRMLVSDTECNEIIIQSARSSIEVCIVNDHCKTFLLENNAKVKTLRDKLLASLPKYYSDEKCADIVFLNNKGQVIQSEDEIEVPYRSIVKNGRIEAYNKFIDNTTKLDITWLLYNHRVKVNMLMPLSSLRYWIMKPNACPNLKSKLNLPDKALFPNAIDDLAQNWLARDKRAQLHQVTSRNVVSTQWVAPYAHEESLSIKSYAYKTEKSEIPRLYYVNVNEKDKVAFTGSRTDEFDDNHLTLKISSRSSKDKILLPLKDVRSTNNRAVSWTNVVIATNNTAVTLTVTWNNHQPGYAYDCALFDFRANHERHYLLTYFSENERSTH; from the exons ATGAAAATCAACTTTGCGTTGCTATCTTCCATGTTATTGATATTTGTTGTCAATTATTCTTGTGCGTCTGTCGTAATTTGTTTCGTAAGAAATGGTGTAAAcgtaaacaggacttttgaCTCCGAAATAGTCACGTACGCAGCTGCACGCGAAAGTCTGGAACTGACAGAGGATGACATTTTTGTAGACAGCAACCATGCCATTGAGCGAAGTCAAGAAAAAAGGATGTTAGTGAGTGACACAGAGTGTAATGAAATTATCATTCAAAGTGCAAGGTCTTCCATAGAAGTTTGCATTGTAAATGATCATTGCAAAACATTTCTCTTGGAAAATAACGCAAAGGTCAAGACCTTGCGCGATAAGTTGCTCGCTTCATTGCCAAAATATTACAGCGACGAAAAATGTGCCGACATTGTTTTTCTAAATAACAAAGGGCAAGTGATCCAGAGTGAAGACGAAATAGAGGTGCCATATCGAAGTATTGTGAAAAACGGTAGAATCGAAGCATACAATAAATTCATCGACAATACGACCAAATTAGATATCACATGGCTTCTGTACAATCATCGAGTGAAAGTGAACATGCTCATGCCATTGAGTAGTTTGCGATATTGGATAATGAAACCAAATGCTTGTcctaatttaaaaagtaaactgAATTTACCCGACAAGGCATTGTTTCCAAATGCTATCGACGATTTAGCACAAAATTGGTTAGCTAGAGACAAACGCGCGCAACTCCATCAAGTAACAAGCCGTAACGTGGTGAGTACTCAATGGGTTGCACCGTACGCCCATGAGGAATCATTGTCTATAAAATCTTATGCTTATAAGACTGAAAAATCGGAAATCCCAAGATTATACTACGTTAACGTCAACGAAAAAGATAAAGTAGCTTTTACCGGTTCACGAACTGATGAGTTTGATGATAATCATTTAACGCTCAAAATATCATCTCGGTCGTCAAAAGACAAGATACTTTTACCGTTAAAAGATGTCCGATCAACAAATAATCGAGCTGTATCCTGGACTAACGTCGTCATAGCAACAAATAATACTGCTGTTACTTTGACCGTCACATGGAACAATCATCAACCCGGTTATGCATACGATTGCGCTTTATTCGATTTCCGTGCAAACCATGAAAGGCATTATTTATTaacctatttttccgaaaatgag AGAAGTACTCATTGA